In a single window of the Chiloscyllium punctatum isolate Juve2018m chromosome 25, sChiPun1.3, whole genome shotgun sequence genome:
- the LOC140496033 gene encoding uncharacterized protein isoform X3, giving the protein MLGRLKSRKSYLDVPKSRVSTGTSSNTVAFPTTSTNNEAASQHRRSLLTRKSPAAGCSKKLLPKLVKQTINANNLKAFEKQVPRALSVSTVKKGRFSTGSFTLNSTQTLDEKVDAEFKTDAHSSENSLNATYCLPSYEATRMRHIPQKEDLDMIILHQNLPNVGISKGRPEQEQIESSVCPLPLIEPSNLPPLFTSFIAEECLHIAAELNEKRETYPLLTLDTANPIPVTGVSMISEEPVPLDSSVYSCCCSNTPPAKLALLCHSKLQENILEDVSSQLKLAEIKTGDLTVGTRMSNDYIETGALPWSPPENLIQFNKTITQGNLNDEEDTALKHDVYSSDVLNESPLSNVEYIQLNVPKVMNDASITFSDTKNDASSCFVPAKTQSNSNLSLSKVDLVLSERSLLSDEKQILPKHRSFENELEPPDLLGCAPSLSLSTDLIQLDNTVTVQDKNVTFVLSKDENSFRKSLQTSALSNFKQSMSPQDLLQLNVTMNVDDLKNTTCDTSKYKDLGNDLRCKLPVSMSKEIQLNATMILNDHKNATFIASKHEGCLTNDILSNLEQSLTTTNQDELNRIITVSDCKDATFIAPNLKDSLANNPNKTTNLADCKLSLSSDSNEVRLTPKKLKLVRKAEALTSGSELEQVKMSGKNNHSSLSLNFGKGSYSTGMEKLSNEVKPGDVCISVELHKVACAVETSLPFIDSFQKKEQSICEHADSFHDLVSSEWAPNCISTPCLAGKPTFPEYLQLDRSFLASSSTLQADVSDGLGKCPNEQDKTIDVAKSSGTEVTEAKSSGRKTSNAPSQRLQQTKMGSENSLKLISYLPAAKKKNITKASVSELCKSGVQKDTVPSSAQTCKIGSSVERGKPSIQPPGFSKLCLPKPRQLSGRLGRAVATGQMLGNKIPSYHIRVNAKMSPKIKSTPPLTKAISKIPGVKGTTSVVSSKLTVSETQKSAELFNIGMADPPHAIRKASKPLVLDSQNFVTGIKRPNSAVEQKRRLCPPPKRSKTAGKGEVAIKQTKLKPLLGDSKQKMTRKSLTSESKVNMVKTATEASTFKSKQELEMAKLQKKNKELEEKIAMLERQNAALQQEKENFALILEEGSIV; this is encoded by the exons ATGTTGGGAAG GCTTAAGTCAAGGAAATCTTATTTAGATGTACCCAAGAGTCGTGTTTCCACTGGTACCTCAAGTAATACAGTTGCTTTCCCAACTACTAGCACGAATAATGAAGCTGCATCACAGCACAGACGTTCACTCCTGACCAGAAAAAGTCCAGCAGCAGGATGTTCAAAGAAGCTACTGCCTAAATTGGTGAAACAGACTATTAATGCTAACAACTTGAAAGCTTTTGAGAAACAAGTGCCAAGAGCACTAAGTGTCTCCACTGTCAAAAAGGGGCGTTTTAGCACAGGCTCCTTCACTCTAAATTCTACTCAAACGTTGGATGAAAAAGTGGATGCTGAATTCAAAACAGATGCGCACTCCAGTGAAAATTCTTTGAATGCAACGTATTGTCTACCAAGTTATGAAGCCACACGTATGAGGCACATTCCTCAAAAAGAAGACTTGGATATGATAATCCTACATCAAAATTTGCCTAACGTTGGTATTTCTAAAGGTAGACCTGAACAGGAACAAATAGAATCAAGTGTTTGCCCTCTTCCTCTTATAGAACCCAGTAACTTGCCACCTTTATTCACCAGTTTCATTGCAGAAGAATGTCTACATATAGCTGCTGAAttaaacgaaaaaagggaaaccTATCCTCTCCTTACACTTGATACTGCAAATCCAATTCCAGTGACTGGTGTTTCCATGATAAGTGAGGAACCAGTACCATTGGATAGTTCTGTATACTCCTGCTGCTGTTCTAACACCCCTCCAGCAAAATTGGCACTTCTCTGCCACTCCAAATTACAAGAAAATATCTTGGAGGATGTGAGTAGTCAGCTAAAGCTAGCAGAAATCAAAACTGGAGACTTAACTGTTGGTACTAGAATGAGTAATGACTATATTGAGACTGGAGCTCTGCCTTGGTCCCCTCCAGAAAATTTGATACAATTCAATAAAACTATAACACAAGGTAACTTAAATGATGAGGAAGATACTGCTCTAAAACATGATGTTTATTCTAGCGATGTCCTGAATGAGTCACCTCTATCCAATGTAGAGTATATCCAGTTAAATGTACCTAAAGTGATGAATGATGCATCAATCACATTTTCAGACACAAAGAATGATGCCTCTTCATGTTTTGTGCCAGCCAAGACCCAGTCTAATTCCAATTTGTCCCTTTCGAAGGTAGATTTGgtattgagtgaaagaagcttaTTAAGTGATGAAAAACAAATTTTACCAAAGCACAGAAGTTTTGAAAATGAACTTGAGCCACCTGATTTGTTAGGTTGCGCgccgtctctctctttgtcaaCAGATTTAATCCAGTTGGATAATACAGTAACAGTGCAAgataaaaatgtaacatttgtttTATCAAAAGACGAAAACAGTTTTCGAAAAAGCCTTCAGACTTCTGCCTTATCTAATTTTAAGCAGTCCATGTCTCCTCAAGATTTATTGCAATTAAATGTTACTATGAATGTGGATGACTTAAAAAATACAACTTGTGATACCTCAAAATATAAAGATTTAGGAAATGATCTCCGTTGCAAGCTGCCTGTATCCATGAGCAAAGAGATTCAATTAAATGCTACCATGATTTTGAATGACCATAAAAATGCAACATTTATTGCTTCAAAGCATGAAGGCTGTCTTACAAATGATATTTTGTCTAATTTGGAGCAGTCTCTAACTACAACCAACCAAGATGAATTAAATAGGATAATAACTGTCAGTGATTGCAAGGATGCAACATTTATTGCACCAAACCTTAAAGATAGTTTGGCAAATAATCCAAACAAAACAACCAACTTGGCCGATTGCAAACTGTCTCTATCTTCAGATTCAAATGAAGTCAGACTGACTCCAAAGAAACTTAAGCTTGTGAGAAAAGCTGAAGCTCTGACTTCTGGATCAGAGTTGGAGCAAGTAAAGATGAGTGGCAAAAATAATCACTCCAGTTTGTCGTTGAACTTCGGGAAGGGCAGTTATTCTACAGGTATGGAGAAACTATCAAATGAAGTAAAGCCAGGTGATGTCTGCATTTCTGTAGAATTACATAAAGTAGCTTGTGCGGTAGAAACAAGTCTCCCTTTCATAGACTCCTTCCAGAAAAAGGAACAAAGTATTTGTGAACATGCAGATTCCTTTCATGATCTAGTGAGTTCAGAATGGGCTCCAAACTGCATTTCTACTCCATGCCTTGCTGGGAAGCCTACTTTTCCAGAATATCTACAACTTGACCGTTCTTTCCTGGCCTCatcctccacccttcaggctgaTGTAAGTGATGGATTGGGCAAGTGCCCAAATGAGCAAGACAAGACCATAGATGTTGCCAAAAGCTCTGGCACTGAAGTCACCGAAGCTAAATCCAGTGGTAGAAAAACATCAAATGCACCTAGCCAGCGATTGCAGCAAACCAAAATGGGAAGTGAGAATTCCTTAAAACTCATTTCTTATCTCCCAGCAGCCAAAAAGAAAAATATTACTAAAGCATCAGTGTCTGAACTATgcaaatctggagttcagaaggatactGTACCATCTTCAGCTCAAACATGTAAAATAGGCTCTTCTGTCGAAAGAGGAAAACCTTCGATTCAACCACCTGGTTTTTCCAAGTTGTGTCTTCCAAAGCCTCGTCAGCTTTCAGGAAGGCTGGGCCGTGCAGTAGCAACTGGACAAATGTTAGGAAATAAGATTCCATCATACCACATTAGAGTCAATGCCAAA ATGTCTCCCAAAATCAAATCTACGCCACCTTTAACTAAAGCTATCTCAAAGATACCTGGCGTGAAGGGAACAACTTCAGTGGTATCATCAAAATTAACTGTGTCGGAAACACAAAAATCAGCAGAACTTTTTAATATAG GTATGGCTGACCCTCCACATGCCATCAGAAAAGCAAGCaaacctttagttttggactcccaaaaTTTTGTGACTGGCATAAAACGCCCAAACAGTGCAGTGGAACAGAAGAGAAGACTATGTCCACCCCCAAAGAGATCAAAGACAGCTGGTAAAG GCGAGGTGGCGATCAAACAGACAAAACTAAAACCGTTACTGGGGGACTCTAAACAGAAGATGACAAGAAAGAGTCTGACATCAGAGTCAAAAGTCAATATG
- the LOC140496033 gene encoding uncharacterized protein isoform X5: MLGRLKSRKSYLDVPKSRVSTGTSSNTVAFPTTSTNNEAASQHRRSLLTRKSPAAGCSKKLLPKLVKQTINANNLKAFEKQVPRALSVSTVKKGRFSTGSFTLNSTQTLDEKVDAEFKTDAHSSENSLNATYCLPSYEATRMRHIPQKEDLDMIILHQNLPNVGISKGRPEQEQIESSVCPLPLIEPSNLPPLFTSFIAEECLHIAAELNEKRETYPLLTLDTANPIPVTGVSMISEEPVPLDSSVYSCCCSNTPPAKLALLCHSKLQENILEDVSSQLKLAEIKTGDLTVGTRMSNDYIETGALPWSPPENLIQFNKTITQGNLNDEEDTALKHDVYSSDVLNESPLSNVEYIQLNVPKVMNDASITFSDTKNDASSCFVPAKTQSNSNLSLSKVDLVLSERSLLSDEKQILPKHRSFENELEPPDLLGCAPSLSLSTDLIQLDNTVTVQDKNVTFVLSKDENSFRKSLQTSALSNFKQSMSPQDLLQLNVTMNVDDLKNTTCDTSKYKDLGNDLRCKLPVSMSKEIQLNATMILNDHKNATFIASKHEGCLTNDILSNLEQSLTTTNQDELNRIITVSDCKDATFIAPNLKDSLANNPNKTTNLADCKLSLSSDSNEVRLTPKKLKLVRKAEALTSGSELEQVKMSGKNNHSSLSLNFGKGSYSTGMEKLSNEVKPGDVCISVELHKVACAVETSLPFIDSFQKKEQSICEHADSFHDLVSSEWAPNCISTPCLAGKPTFPEYLQLDRSFLASSSTLQADVSDGLGKCPNEQDKTIDVAKSSGTEVTEAKSSGRKTSNAPSQRLQQTKMGSENSLKLISYLPAAKKKNITKASVSELCKSGVQKDTVPSSAQTCKIGSSVERGKPSIQPPGFSKLCLPKPRQLSGRLGRAVATGQMLGNKIPSYHIRVNAKMSPKIKSTPPLTKAISKIPGVKGTTSVVSSKLTVSETQKSAELFNIGMADPPHAIRKASKPLVLDSQNFVTGIKRPNSAVEQKRRLCPPPKRSKTAGKVKYLQNPFARK, from the exons ATGTTGGGAAG GCTTAAGTCAAGGAAATCTTATTTAGATGTACCCAAGAGTCGTGTTTCCACTGGTACCTCAAGTAATACAGTTGCTTTCCCAACTACTAGCACGAATAATGAAGCTGCATCACAGCACAGACGTTCACTCCTGACCAGAAAAAGTCCAGCAGCAGGATGTTCAAAGAAGCTACTGCCTAAATTGGTGAAACAGACTATTAATGCTAACAACTTGAAAGCTTTTGAGAAACAAGTGCCAAGAGCACTAAGTGTCTCCACTGTCAAAAAGGGGCGTTTTAGCACAGGCTCCTTCACTCTAAATTCTACTCAAACGTTGGATGAAAAAGTGGATGCTGAATTCAAAACAGATGCGCACTCCAGTGAAAATTCTTTGAATGCAACGTATTGTCTACCAAGTTATGAAGCCACACGTATGAGGCACATTCCTCAAAAAGAAGACTTGGATATGATAATCCTACATCAAAATTTGCCTAACGTTGGTATTTCTAAAGGTAGACCTGAACAGGAACAAATAGAATCAAGTGTTTGCCCTCTTCCTCTTATAGAACCCAGTAACTTGCCACCTTTATTCACCAGTTTCATTGCAGAAGAATGTCTACATATAGCTGCTGAAttaaacgaaaaaagggaaaccTATCCTCTCCTTACACTTGATACTGCAAATCCAATTCCAGTGACTGGTGTTTCCATGATAAGTGAGGAACCAGTACCATTGGATAGTTCTGTATACTCCTGCTGCTGTTCTAACACCCCTCCAGCAAAATTGGCACTTCTCTGCCACTCCAAATTACAAGAAAATATCTTGGAGGATGTGAGTAGTCAGCTAAAGCTAGCAGAAATCAAAACTGGAGACTTAACTGTTGGTACTAGAATGAGTAATGACTATATTGAGACTGGAGCTCTGCCTTGGTCCCCTCCAGAAAATTTGATACAATTCAATAAAACTATAACACAAGGTAACTTAAATGATGAGGAAGATACTGCTCTAAAACATGATGTTTATTCTAGCGATGTCCTGAATGAGTCACCTCTATCCAATGTAGAGTATATCCAGTTAAATGTACCTAAAGTGATGAATGATGCATCAATCACATTTTCAGACACAAAGAATGATGCCTCTTCATGTTTTGTGCCAGCCAAGACCCAGTCTAATTCCAATTTGTCCCTTTCGAAGGTAGATTTGgtattgagtgaaagaagcttaTTAAGTGATGAAAAACAAATTTTACCAAAGCACAGAAGTTTTGAAAATGAACTTGAGCCACCTGATTTGTTAGGTTGCGCgccgtctctctctttgtcaaCAGATTTAATCCAGTTGGATAATACAGTAACAGTGCAAgataaaaatgtaacatttgtttTATCAAAAGACGAAAACAGTTTTCGAAAAAGCCTTCAGACTTCTGCCTTATCTAATTTTAAGCAGTCCATGTCTCCTCAAGATTTATTGCAATTAAATGTTACTATGAATGTGGATGACTTAAAAAATACAACTTGTGATACCTCAAAATATAAAGATTTAGGAAATGATCTCCGTTGCAAGCTGCCTGTATCCATGAGCAAAGAGATTCAATTAAATGCTACCATGATTTTGAATGACCATAAAAATGCAACATTTATTGCTTCAAAGCATGAAGGCTGTCTTACAAATGATATTTTGTCTAATTTGGAGCAGTCTCTAACTACAACCAACCAAGATGAATTAAATAGGATAATAACTGTCAGTGATTGCAAGGATGCAACATTTATTGCACCAAACCTTAAAGATAGTTTGGCAAATAATCCAAACAAAACAACCAACTTGGCCGATTGCAAACTGTCTCTATCTTCAGATTCAAATGAAGTCAGACTGACTCCAAAGAAACTTAAGCTTGTGAGAAAAGCTGAAGCTCTGACTTCTGGATCAGAGTTGGAGCAAGTAAAGATGAGTGGCAAAAATAATCACTCCAGTTTGTCGTTGAACTTCGGGAAGGGCAGTTATTCTACAGGTATGGAGAAACTATCAAATGAAGTAAAGCCAGGTGATGTCTGCATTTCTGTAGAATTACATAAAGTAGCTTGTGCGGTAGAAACAAGTCTCCCTTTCATAGACTCCTTCCAGAAAAAGGAACAAAGTATTTGTGAACATGCAGATTCCTTTCATGATCTAGTGAGTTCAGAATGGGCTCCAAACTGCATTTCTACTCCATGCCTTGCTGGGAAGCCTACTTTTCCAGAATATCTACAACTTGACCGTTCTTTCCTGGCCTCatcctccacccttcaggctgaTGTAAGTGATGGATTGGGCAAGTGCCCAAATGAGCAAGACAAGACCATAGATGTTGCCAAAAGCTCTGGCACTGAAGTCACCGAAGCTAAATCCAGTGGTAGAAAAACATCAAATGCACCTAGCCAGCGATTGCAGCAAACCAAAATGGGAAGTGAGAATTCCTTAAAACTCATTTCTTATCTCCCAGCAGCCAAAAAGAAAAATATTACTAAAGCATCAGTGTCTGAACTATgcaaatctggagttcagaaggatactGTACCATCTTCAGCTCAAACATGTAAAATAGGCTCTTCTGTCGAAAGAGGAAAACCTTCGATTCAACCACCTGGTTTTTCCAAGTTGTGTCTTCCAAAGCCTCGTCAGCTTTCAGGAAGGCTGGGCCGTGCAGTAGCAACTGGACAAATGTTAGGAAATAAGATTCCATCATACCACATTAGAGTCAATGCCAAA ATGTCTCCCAAAATCAAATCTACGCCACCTTTAACTAAAGCTATCTCAAAGATACCTGGCGTGAAGGGAACAACTTCAGTGGTATCATCAAAATTAACTGTGTCGGAAACACAAAAATCAGCAGAACTTTTTAATATAG GTATGGCTGACCCTCCACATGCCATCAGAAAAGCAAGCaaacctttagttttggactcccaaaaTTTTGTGACTGGCATAAAACGCCCAAACAGTGCAGTGGAACAGAAGAGAAGACTATGTCCACCCCCAAAGAGATCAAAGACAGCTGGTAAAG TTAAGTATTTACAGAATCCATTTGCAAGAAAATAA